The Pontibacter korlensis sequence ACCTGCTCACTGGCTATTATGTACCGTGGCCGCGACACCAATGGGCATCCCGAAGGTGGGCCAATGTATGTGGTAGTAGAAGGCTTGGGTAAGAAGTGGAAGCCTTTGGCTGTGTTTTTTGCTGTGGCAGGTCTTTTTGGAACGCTGCCTATCTTCCAGGCCAATCAGCTAACGCAGGTGTTACGCGAGGTGGTTTTGATGCCAAACGGCATTGCCACAGAAGATCCGTTTTTCTGGAACCTTGGCATTGGTATTACGCTGGTTGTCATCACCTCGCTCGTAATCTTCGGGGGCATTAAGCGGATTGGCCATGTGGCAGGTAAGATGGTGCCAAGTATGGTATTGCTGTACATGGTGGCCGTGCTTTATATCATGTTTACCCATGTCGATGCAGTGCCGGATGCATTCGCGTTGATTCTGAAGGATGCTTTCTCGGCCAATGCTGTGCTGGGAGGTGCTGTTGGAGCTATTATTATTGCGGGAGCAAGACGAGCTGCTTTCTCTAATGAAGCAGGTATAGGTACTGCCTCTATGATGCATGGAGCGGCCAAAACAGATGAGCCTATCCGTGAGGGGCTGGTGGCCATGCTTGGACCATTCATCGACACGTTGGTGGTATGTACGCTTACCGGCCTAGCGATTATCGTGACTGGCACCTGGCAAACTTCTGAGGGCAATGGTGTAACCATGACAGCCACAGCCTTTGGTTCATCTCTGCCGGGCGGAATAGGCAGCTATGTGTTGGTGATTTGTGTGCTGATTTTTGCCTTCACCTCATTGTTTTCCTACTCTTATTACGGCACCAAGTGCTTTAGTTTCCTGTTCGGAGCCAAGTACAAGCATTACTACAACTACTTCTATGTATGCACTATCATCTTTGGAGCAGTGGCATCAATTACAGCCGTTATCGCTCTGATTGATGGCATGTATGCCATGATGGCCATACCTACAATGATTTCAGCACTTCTGCTGTCGCCAAAGGTAAAGCGAGCTGCCAGAGATTATTTTAAGCGAATGAAGGAATTTCGGGAGGAAGTGAAAGCCTAGGAAGTCAAAATATTGGAAAGTTAGAAAGTAGACTTTCCCGGAGATATAAAAATAAAAGGAGAAGCGGCTGGCAACACTTATTGCAGCCGCTTCTCCTTTTATATATTACCTACAGATAGAAAGTCAGAAACTTTTAATAATCAGATTGGGCTTTTGCTACTTTACACCCTCCAGGCACTCGTGCAGGATTTCGGAAAAGCGGTATACTTCTTCGAAGCTATTATATAGTGGAGTAGGGGCTATCCGGATCACGTTAGGCTCACGGTAGTCTACTATAATGCCAGCCTCCATCAGCTTATCGAACAGCAGGCGTGAATTCTGCTTTACCAGCAGCGATATCTGGCTACCACGGGCCTGCGGGTCTTGCGGGGTGATCATCTCCAGTACATCTTTGCCTACAGGTACATCGTTGATCAGGTACTCCAGGTAGCCTGTTAGCTTCTCACTTTTGGCGCGCAGGACTTCCATGCCGCCAGCCTCATCAAACAGCTGAAGCGAAGCACGGTGTACAGCCATCGGCAGGATTTGAGAATTACTTAGCTGCCAGCCTGCCGCTCCCGGCATAGGCTTAAAGCCTTTCTGCATTTTAAAGCGCTCGCCAGCATCGTGGCCCCACCAACCAGCAAAACGCGGCAAGTCAGTATCGTTGCCAAAACGCTCGTGCACAAACACACCCGACGTACCACCCGGGCCGGAGTTAAGATACTTATAAGTACACCACACGGCAAAGTCAACGTCCCAATCGTGCAGTTTCAGGAGTACGTTGCCAGCAGCATGGGCCAGGTCAAAGCCTAC is a genomic window containing:
- a CDS encoding alanine/glycine:cation symporter family protein, whose translation is MEALENFLVAFSDTAWGLPLLLLLMGGGFYFMFYSGFLPFRYLGHAINVLRGKYDDPNDPGDINHFEALSSALAATVGMGNISGVAVAIATGGPGVLFWMWVSAFVGMATKFFTCSLAIMYRGRDTNGHPEGGPMYVVVEGLGKKWKPLAVFFAVAGLFGTLPIFQANQLTQVLREVVLMPNGIATEDPFFWNLGIGITLVVITSLVIFGGIKRIGHVAGKMVPSMVLLYMVAVLYIMFTHVDAVPDAFALILKDAFSANAVLGGAVGAIIIAGARRAAFSNEAGIGTASMMHGAAKTDEPIREGLVAMLGPFIDTLVVCTLTGLAIIVTGTWQTSEGNGVTMTATAFGSSLPGGIGSYVLVICVLIFAFTSLFSYSYYGTKCFSFLFGAKYKHYYNYFYVCTIIFGAVASITAVIALIDGMYAMMAIPTMISALLLSPKVKRAARDYFKRMKEFREEVKA
- the kynU gene encoding kynureninase; the encoded protein is MNYQNTLAFAQEQDRQDPLYYFRDRFYFPQVNGQDAIYFCGNSLGLQPKSAQMYIDNEMYKWANLAVEGHFKGEEPWFNYHELLAAGAARVVGAKESEVVVMNQLTVNLHLMLVSFYRPQGKRFKIITEGGAFPSDQYALETQTKFHGYNPDEAIIELFPKEGEHTLRTEDILQSIKEHGDELALVMMGGINYYTGQVFDMEAITKAGHEAGAFVGFDLAHAAGNVLLKLHDWDVDFAVWCTYKYLNSGPGGTSGVFVHERFGNDTDLPRFAGWWGHDAGERFKMQKGFKPMPGAAGWQLSNSQILPMAVHRASLQLFDEAGGMEVLRAKSEKLTGYLEYLINDVPVGKDVLEMITPQDPQARGSQISLLVKQNSRLLFDKLMEAGIIVDYREPNVIRIAPTPLYNSFEEVYRFSEILHECLEGVK